The Zingiber officinale cultivar Zhangliang chromosome 10A, Zo_v1.1, whole genome shotgun sequence genome contains a region encoding:
- the LOC122026551 gene encoding uncharacterized protein LOC122026551: protein MADFSPSPSSSGFFNICVLHSVAAATIGALMMFYLEAAAEVGHGPETAARLLQGSSPRDQMLIHNADSFAGLLLCAIGLLLFMVAFVEDRDFQGFFAKGCVVLHAAVALWRLSFERRVDDLAAHWPRQLVGDLLLGLSWVIFLAHSWKEKYD from the coding sequence ATGGCAGATTTTTCTCCTTCGCCCTCGTCGTCGGGGTTCTTCAACATCTGCGTGCTGCATTCGGTGGCGGCGGCGACGATAGGGGCGCTGATGATGTTCTACCTGGAGGCGGCGGCGGAGGTCGGGCACGGCCCGGAGACGGCGGCGAGGCTGCTGCAGGGGTCGAGCCCGCGCGACCAGATGTTGATCCACAACGCCGACTCCTTCGCCGGGCTGCTCCTCTGCGCTATCGGGCTGCTGCTCTTCATGGTGGCCTTCGTGGAGGATCGCGACTTCCAGGGTTTCTTCGCCAAGGGCTGCGTCGTGCTCCACGCCGCCGTCGCGCTCTGGCGCCTCTCCTTCGAGCGGCGCGTCGATGATCTGGCCGCTCACTGGCCGCGGCAGCTCGTCGGCGATTTACTCCTCGGGCTGTCGTGGGTCATCTTCCTCGCCCACTCCTGGAAGGAAAAGTACGactaa